Sequence from the Streptomyces sp. NBC_00358 genome:
CCAACACGTACCTGATCTCGAACAGTGGCAAGACCGGGATCACCGAGACCAAGCTCCGGCAGGGCGGCCTTCAGATCCACACGACCTTCGACAAGGCCAAGGTCAAGGCCCTCGAAAACGCTGTGAAGAAGGTGCAGAAGGCCAACATCAAGCCCAAGCTGCGCCCGAACAACGACAAGTACGTCCAGTTCGGCGGGGCGTCCGTCAACCCGGACACAGGCGCGATCGAGGCCATCTACGGCGGCGTGGACGCGACCAAGCACTTCACCGACAACGCCGACCAGACCGGCGCCCAGGTGGGTTCGACCTTCAAGCCCTTCGTACTGGCGGCGGCCATGACCTGGGGTGCCAGGAATCCCAAGGGTGGCGAGGAACAGGCGCAGGACGAACGCACCATCGTGTCGCCGAAGAGCCTGTACAGCGGCAAGAACGGGCTCAAGATCAAGGACTACAACGGGAACGACTGGACGGACGACAAGGGCAAGGAGTGGCTGCAGCAGAACGACGGCCATCAGTCCCTCAACCCGCCCTCGTACAAGATCGACCTGCGTGAGGCGATGCGCGAGTCCGTCAACTCCGCTTATGTCCAGCTGGGCATGGATGTCGGCCTGGACAAGGTGAAGGATTCTGTTCTGCGAGCCGGCATCAAGGAGTCGAGCCTCGCCAGTTCCAGGTTCCCGTCGTTCTCTCTCGGTACCTCCTCCCCGAGCGCGATCCGTATGGCCGGGGGATACGCCACCTTCGCGGCCAGCGGTAAGCAGAGGGATCCGTACTCGGTCGAGAAGGTGACCGACAAGGACGGCGACGTCTTCCAGCACGACCATGTCGCGAAGACCGTCCAGGCGTTCACCCCGGAGGTCGCCGACAACGTGACCGACGTCCTGAAGACCGTCGTCGAGAAGGGCACCGGTACCAACGCCCAGCTCAAGGGCCGCGAGGTGGCCGGCAAGACCGGTACCACGGACGGCAACAAGTCCGCCTGGTTCGTCGGGTACACCCCGCAACTGGCCACGGCGATCGGCATGTACCGCCTGGACGACAACGAGAGCAACAAGAACCGCGAGTTCCTGCCGATGTACGGCACGGGTGGCGAGAAGACCATCCATGGTGCATCGTTCCCGTCCCAGATCTTCCGGGACTACATGGAGGTCGCGCTCGAGAACGACAAGCCGGAGGCCTTCCCGGTCCCCGTGGACATCGGTGTGGTTCTCAACGACACTCCGAGCCCGTCGCCGACCCCCTCGGCCACGGTGAGCGACTCGCCGAGCCCGACGCCGACGCCGACCCCCAGCGAGACCTTGGAGTCTCCCTCGCCCTCGGCGAGCGAGACCTGCAGGAGGTTCGACCTCAACTGCAACAACACTGGTGGCACCGATACGGGCGGTACCAGTACGGGTGGCACCGACGGTGGGGTGACGTCCTCACCATCGGAAAGCACCAGCAGTTCGACCAGTAGAGGCAACAGCAACGGCAACGGAGGCCTCTTCGGAGGTTCCAACGGGTAGCCGTCTCCGTGTGTGTTTCACGTGAAACACACGGATTCATGTGAAACGAGGACCGCCGCACCGACAAGGTGGGGCGGTCCTCGGCCTATTCCTAGACGCGTACGGCAGGATGTGCGGCATGCCCAGTGCAGAGACGACGCGCGTGAGCGCGCACGAGCCGGAGCTGGTGCGGCCGACCAAGGACGACGAGGTCGCCGCCAGCGGCAGTGAGCTGATCGGCGGCCCTATCGGGCGACGAGCCCTGCTCGGGACGTCCTGGTGGACGCCCATACGGGTCGTGGCGCTGGTGGCGATCGGAATGTTCGTCCTCGGTATGGTCCAGAAGCTGCCTTGCTACGACGGCGGCTGGTTCTTCGGAGCCAGTTCGCAGTACACGCACGCGTGCTACTCGGACATCCCGCACCTGTACCAGGGGCGGGGTTTCGCCGACGGTCTCGTACCGTACTTCGACAAGATCCCCGGCGACATGGACTACCTCGAGTACCCGGTGCTGACCGGCGTGTTCATGGAAGTCGCGGCCTGGCTCACTCCGGGCAGCGGGAGCATCCAGCACCAGGAGCAGGTCTACTGGATGGTCAACGCGGGGATGCTGATGGCCTGCGCGGCTGTCATCGCCGTATGCACCGCGCGCACCCACCGTCGCCGCCCCTGGGACGGCCTCCTGGTCGCTCTCGCGCCCGCTTTCGCGCTGACGGCCACCATCAACTGGGATCTCCTCGCCGTGGCCCTGCTGGCCGCCGCGATGCTGATGTGGTCGCGGGGACGCGCCCTGGCCTTCGGCATCCTGATCGGGCTCGCCACAGCGGCCAAGTTCTACCCGTTCCTGGTGCTCGGGCCGCTTTTCCTGCTGTGCTGGCGGGCCGGCAAGTGGCGCGAGTTCGGTACGGCGATGCTCGGTGCCGTCGGTGCCTGGCTGGTCGTGAACCTTCCGGTCATGTACCTCGCGCCCGAAGGGTGGGCGAAGTTCTACAGCTTCAGCCATGACCGCGGCGTCGACTTCGGTTCGGTCTTCCTCTTCATCTCGCAGTGGATGAAGATCTCGATCACCCCCGACGCCGCCAACACCTGGGCGCTGGTCCTGATGGTGATCATCTGCGCGGGGCTGAGCGTCGTCGCGCTCACCGCCCCCCGCCGCCCCCGCTTCGCCCAGCTCGCCTTCCTGATCGTCGCGGCCTTCATCCTCACGAACAAGGTCTACTCGCCGCAGTACGTGCTGTGGCTCGTCCCGCTCGCCGTGCTGGCCCGGCCGCGCTGGCGGGACTTCCTGATCTGGCAGGCGTGCGAGGTCGCGTACTTCCTGGGCATCTGGATGTACCTCGCTTACACGACCAGCGGGGACGCTCACAAGGGCCTGCCGACCGACGGGTACCAAGTCGCCATCGCCGTACACCTGTTGGGGACCCTGTACCTGTGCGGGGTGGTCGTGCGGGACATCTTCATGCCGGAACGCGACGTGGTGCGCCGGGCCGGGGACGACGATCCGTCGGGCGGGCTGCTGGACGGCGCGGAGGATGTCTTCGTTCTCGGGGCTGCCGCACATCCGGCGCGGCACGCCGCACCCTTCGACGGGCTTCCCCAGGTCGACTGGGGAGCGGACACGACTCCTGGAGACCGTTCGCTCTGAGCGAACACGACCTGGAAGAGCACACGAGAAAGGCCGTACACGGACACCGTGTACGGCCTTTCTTCTTGGCTGGAGCGTGCCGAAACCCGGGTCAGCGCTCGACGACGCGGTCGAACTGCGTGGTGGTGTGCCGCAGATGGGCCACCAACTCGTCCCCGACCCTCGGCTCCGAGGCGTCGGAGGGCACGAAGAGAATCGAGACCTGCATGTGCGGCGGCTCGGCGAACCAGCGCTGCTTGCCGTCCCAGACGAACGGGGAAAGGTTCCGGTTGACCGTCGCGAGGCCGGCGCGGGCGACGCCCTTGGCGCGCGGCATGACGCCGTGCAGCGCCTTGGGAGCCTCCAGGCCCACCCCGTGCGACGTACCGCCCGCCACGACCACCAGCCAGCCGTCCGAGGCGGCCTTCTGCTGCCGGTAGCCGAAGCGGTCGCCCTTGGAGACGCGTGTGACGTCCAGGACGGCCCCGCGGTACTCGGTGGCCTCGTGGTCCCCCAGCCACAGCCGCGTGCCGATACGGGCGCGGAAGTGCGTCTGCGGGAACTGCTGCTGAAGCCGCGCGAGTTCCTCCGCCTTGAGGTGGCTGACGAACATCGTGTGCAGGGGCAGACGGGCCGCGCGCAGGCGGTCCATCCAGCCGATGACCTCCTCGACGGCGTCCGAGCCGTCGGTACGGTCCAGCGGCAGATGGATCGCGAAGCCCTCCAGCCTGACGTTCTCGATGGCGGAGTGCAGGTGCGGCAGGTCCTGCTCGCTCACGCCGTGCCGCTTCATCGAGGACATCACCTCGATGACGACACGGGCGCCCACAAGGCCGTACACGCCGTCGATGGACGACACGGAGCGGATGACGCGGTCGGGCAGCGGAACGGGCTCCTCGCCGCGCCTGAACGGCGTCAGGACCAGTAGATCGCCGCCGAACCAGTCCTTGATCCGGGCGGCCTCGTACGTGGTGCCGACGGCGAGGATGTCCGAACCCAGGCGGGTGGCCTCGTCCGCGAGCCGTTCGTGGCCGAAGCCGTAGCCGTTGCCTTTGCAGACGGGGACGAGTCCCGGGAACTGCTCGGACACCTGCTTGTGGTGTGCCCGCCAGCGCGCGGTGTCGACGTAGAGCGTGAGCGCCATGGCCGGTCCCGGAACCTTTCTCGTGGCTGCGGTGTATCAGAGGTATGAAAAGGAATTGTCGCTGATTCGCCGGACCGATGGGGCGATGCCGGGCTGGTTCAGCGGCCCGGCATGCGATTCGGGGTGGCTCAGCGGCGCGACATGTAGATGTCGAGCGCCTTGTGGAGCAGCTTGTTGAGGGGGAAGTCCCACTCGCCGAGGTACTCGGCGGCCTCTCCGCCCGTGCCCACCTTGAACTGGATCAGGCCGAAGAGGTGATCGGTCTCGTCCAGCGAGTCGGAGATGCCGCGC
This genomic interval carries:
- a CDS encoding transglycosylase domain-containing protein → MSEHRRKPSQPQGGGRAAARRGQPQPGATAGRREAPRDATGSPSDSYDSGGGESPFGSRAEARRATQRGNGGGRRRAADGAGPGGPGGGGGRRGGPPGPGGPGRGRGRAPEPAKKRIIDYPRSGKYGAARWVPSWKLVTGLFIGFCGSMVAAAGVAYALVGIPDIGKTAKAQNNVYYYADGSEMVATGGEANRQIISYAQIPKEMRWAVMSAENKTFETDSGVDPMGIARAFVNMAKGGQTQGGSTITQQYVKNAMLQDQSQTISRKLRELFVSIKVGAKLPKDQIMAGYLNSAYYGRNAYGIQAAAHAYFNKDATKLDPSQCAFLAAVLKGATYYDPAGAQSIDPVNATPQLNRKRAVARWQWILDQEVKDGRLSAARRDEFKTFPTIQSPRSNAALSGQVGYLVDLANTYLISNSGKTGITETKLRQGGLQIHTTFDKAKVKALENAVKKVQKANIKPKLRPNNDKYVQFGGASVNPDTGAIEAIYGGVDATKHFTDNADQTGAQVGSTFKPFVLAAAMTWGARNPKGGEEQAQDERTIVSPKSLYSGKNGLKIKDYNGNDWTDDKGKEWLQQNDGHQSLNPPSYKIDLREAMRESVNSAYVQLGMDVGLDKVKDSVLRAGIKESSLASSRFPSFSLGTSSPSAIRMAGGYATFAASGKQRDPYSVEKVTDKDGDVFQHDHVAKTVQAFTPEVADNVTDVLKTVVEKGTGTNAQLKGREVAGKTGTTDGNKSAWFVGYTPQLATAIGMYRLDDNESNKNREFLPMYGTGGEKTIHGASFPSQIFRDYMEVALENDKPEAFPVPVDIGVVLNDTPSPSPTPSATVSDSPSPTPTPTPSETLESPSPSASETCRRFDLNCNNTGGTDTGGTSTGGTDGGVTSSPSESTSSSTSRGNSNGNGGLFGGSNG
- a CDS encoding glycosyltransferase family 87 protein — encoded protein: MPSAETTRVSAHEPELVRPTKDDEVAASGSELIGGPIGRRALLGTSWWTPIRVVALVAIGMFVLGMVQKLPCYDGGWFFGASSQYTHACYSDIPHLYQGRGFADGLVPYFDKIPGDMDYLEYPVLTGVFMEVAAWLTPGSGSIQHQEQVYWMVNAGMLMACAAVIAVCTARTHRRRPWDGLLVALAPAFALTATINWDLLAVALLAAAMLMWSRGRALAFGILIGLATAAKFYPFLVLGPLFLLCWRAGKWREFGTAMLGAVGAWLVVNLPVMYLAPEGWAKFYSFSHDRGVDFGSVFLFISQWMKISITPDAANTWALVLMVIICAGLSVVALTAPRRPRFAQLAFLIVAAFILTNKVYSPQYVLWLVPLAVLARPRWRDFLIWQACEVAYFLGIWMYLAYTTSGDAHKGLPTDGYQVAIAVHLLGTLYLCGVVVRDIFMPERDVVRRAGDDDPSGGLLDGAEDVFVLGAAAHPARHAAPFDGLPQVDWGADTTPGDRSL
- a CDS encoding alanine racemase, yielding MALTLYVDTARWRAHHKQVSEQFPGLVPVCKGNGYGFGHERLADEATRLGSDILAVGTTYEAARIKDWFGGDLLVLTPFRRGEEPVPLPDRVIRSVSSIDGVYGLVGARVVIEVMSSMKRHGVSEQDLPHLHSAIENVRLEGFAIHLPLDRTDGSDAVEEVIGWMDRLRAARLPLHTMFVSHLKAEELARLQQQFPQTHFRARIGTRLWLGDHEATEYRGAVLDVTRVSKGDRFGYRQQKAASDGWLVVVAGGTSHGVGLEAPKALHGVMPRAKGVARAGLATVNRNLSPFVWDGKQRWFAEPPHMQVSILFVPSDASEPRVGDELVAHLRHTTTQFDRVVER